Proteins encoded in a region of the Pseudomonas putida genome:
- a CDS encoding ABC transporter ATP-binding protein, with translation MVSGVQAVLAQDTGMALDIRGLSHAFDLGSERLPVLDKVDLQLAPGESVALLGPSGCGKSTLLRLVAGLETTQSGSLLADGQAIVAPHHSRVLVFQDPTLYPWRSVWDNVALGLQARGQLKAQRHRVDETLHKVGLLQFRDAYPRQLSGGMAQRVALARALINEPRLLLLDEPLGKLDSLTRIAMQGELIRLWQQQGYSSLLVTHDVEEALLLCDRVLVFSPRPARVLAELKVERGYPRHRDDPRLLELRQHALELLGQGRDW, from the coding sequence ATGGTGAGTGGCGTACAAGCGGTGCTGGCCCAGGACACCGGCATGGCGCTGGATATCCGTGGGCTGAGCCACGCCTTTGATTTGGGCAGTGAGCGCCTGCCCGTACTGGACAAGGTCGACCTGCAGTTGGCGCCTGGTGAGAGCGTGGCGCTGCTTGGCCCGTCCGGTTGCGGCAAGTCCACCCTGCTGCGCCTGGTTGCCGGGCTGGAAACAACGCAAAGTGGTAGCTTGCTGGCGGACGGCCAGGCCATTGTTGCCCCACACCACTCGCGCGTGCTGGTGTTCCAGGACCCGACGCTGTACCCATGGCGCAGCGTGTGGGACAACGTCGCCCTCGGCCTGCAAGCCCGTGGCCAGCTGAAGGCCCAGCGCCATCGGGTGGACGAGACCTTGCACAAGGTCGGCCTGCTGCAGTTTCGTGATGCCTACCCGCGCCAGTTGTCGGGCGGTATGGCCCAGCGTGTGGCATTGGCCCGAGCGCTGATCAACGAACCTCGGCTGCTGCTGCTCGATGAGCCACTGGGCAAGCTCGACTCGCTGACCCGCATTGCCATGCAGGGCGAGCTGATCCGCCTGTGGCAGCAGCAAGGCTACAGTTCGTTGCTGGTGACCCATGATGTCGAAGAGGCGCTGTTGCTGTGTGACCGGGTGCTGGTGTTTTCGCCACGGCCAGCGCGGGTGCTGGCCGAGCTGAAGGTCGAGCGGGGTTACCCGCGGCATCGAGATGACCCACGGTTGCTGGAGTTGCGCCAGCATGCGCTGGAATTACTGGGCCAAGGGCGGGATTGGTGA